One genomic window of Arachis hypogaea cultivar Tifrunner chromosome 8, arahy.Tifrunner.gnm2.J5K5, whole genome shotgun sequence includes the following:
- the LOC112704967 gene encoding uncharacterized protein, which translates to MEVVGFFGVYQESFKIVQSHTKIFTQITFILILPLLSFIFFIFKQQSNLLFNEILHDSHELTNINNHDTPQYQHLIRKISSKWDTFLFFNLISFTLILIFSILSTTAVVYTVATSIYAAGKETMISFTEVITGIVPKTWKRLMVTFLCAILDFLAYNFLAMLVTWELAKPVRNYFGVAGSIIMVFLYLSGFVYLIMVWKISSVVTLLDGKACGFEAMKKARN; encoded by the coding sequence ATGGAAGTTGTTGGGTTCTTTGGTGTTTACCAAGAATCCTTCAAGATCGTCCAATCCCACACAAAGATCTTCACTCAAATCACCTTTATTCTcattctccctctcctctcattcatcttcttcattttcaaACAACAATCCAATCTCCTCTTCAACGAAATTCTACATGACTCGCATGAATTAACCAATATCAACAACCATGACACACCACAATACCAGCACCTCATTCGAAAAATCTCTTCTAAATGGGACACTTTCTTGTTCTTCAACCTCATCTCCTTCACTCTCATCCTCATCTTCTCCATCCTCTCCACCACTGCGGTGGTTTACACCGTCGCTACTTCCATCTACGCCGCCGGAAAAGAAACTATGATAAGTTTCACTGAGGTCATCACAGGCATTGTCCCAAAGACATGGAAGAGGCTTATGGTAACTTTTCTATGCGCCATCTTAGATTTTCTAGCGTACAACTTTTTGGCAATGTTAGTTACTTGGGAACTTGCAAAACCGGTTCGAAATTACTTCGGTGTTGCGGGTTCCATTATTATGGTGTTCTTATATCTATCTGGGTTCGTGTATCTGATCATGGTGTGGAAGATTTCCAGTGTTGTTACCTTGTTGGATGGAAAAGCGTGTGGATTTGAAGCAATGAAGAAAGCAAGGAACTAG
- the LOC112705999 gene encoding probable indole-3-pyruvate monooxygenase YUCCA10: MMEMIEVPVVIVGAGPAGIATAGCLNRLNIANIVLERDDCNASFFRKRAHDNLKLHFDKKFCSLPHYPIPASLPNFITRVQFLRYIESYVAYFNVNIKYNRTVDSAILYERSDKWRVVAKDTSSGTYETYVSDFLVVATGENSEGYIPEIEGLEKYEGVYIHSSKYLNGRDTYGKNVLVVGSGNSGMDIANDLSNCGAYTSIVVRSPMHFFSKETMYAGMSMLKHFEVKTVDKFMVLMSKLMYGNMSKYGLIRPKEGPFAMKIKNGTTPIIDMGCVKKIKNRQVKVVPAILNIEEAKTVQFTNGQRAQFDMIIFAIGYRTNVLTWLKDYEILFNEDGMPKPSYPNHWGGEQGIYCAGFSKMGLEGISYDAKNIANHIQYSINLKVSFNHSYLSNES; the protein is encoded by the exons atgatGGAGATGATTGAAGTGCCTGTTGTGATTGTGGGTGCAGGTCCTGCTGGAATAGCAACCGCTGGGTGCCTCAACAGACTCAACATCGCTAACATTGTTCTTGAAAGAGATGATTGCAATGCATCTTTCTTTAGGAAAAGAGCCCATGATAATTTGAAACTCCACTTCGACAAAAAGTTTTGTAGCCTACCCCATTATCCAATTCCCGCTAGCTTACCAAACTTTATTACTAGGGTTCAGTTCTTGCGTTACATAGAGTCCTATGTTGCATATTTCAATGTTAATATCAAATATAACCGCACCGTGGACTCTGCTATTCTTTATGAACGGAGTGACAAATGGAGGGTCGTTGCAAAGGACACATCTTCCGGCACCTACGAGACATATGTTTCGGATTTCTTGGTGGTCGCGACCGGTGAAAATAGTGAAGGGTATATCCCTGAGATTGAGGGGCTTGAGAAGTATGAAGGGGTTTACATTCATTCTAGCAAGTATTTGAATGGAAGAGACACTTATGGAAAGAATGTTTTGGTTGTTGGATCTGGTAATTCTGGAATGGACATCGCTAATGATCTCTCAAATTGTGGTGCATACACATCTATTGTTGTCAGAAGCCCt ATGCATTTCTTTAGTAAGGAAACGATGTACGCGGGAATGTCGATGCTGAAACACTTTGAGGTAAAAACGGTGGACAAGTTCATGGTGCTCATGAGCAAACTAATGTATGGAAATATGTCTAAGTATGGTTTGATTAGACCAAAGGAGGGACCTTTTGCAATGAAAATCAAGAATGGAACTACTCCTATCATTGACATGGGTTGCGTCAAAAAGATTAAGAATCGCCAAGTGAag GTCGTCCCTGCTATTTTAAACATTGAGGAAGCTAAAACAGTTCAATTTACCAATGGACAACGTGCTCAATTTGATATGATCATCTTTGCTATTGGATACAGAACCAATGTGCTGACGTGGCTTAAG GATTATGAGATTCTGTTCAATGAGGATGGAATGCCTAAACCAAGCTACCCTAATCATTGGGGAGGAGAACAAGGAATCTACTGTGCTGGTTTTTCAAAAATGGGATTAGAAGGAATTTCTTATGATGCCAAGAATATAGCAAACCATATCCAATATTCTATCAATTTAAAGGTGTCTTTTAATCATTCATATTTATCCAATGAAAGTTGA
- the LOC140174651 gene encoding zinc finger BED domain-containing protein RICESLEEPER 1-like, whose amino-acid sequence MASNMKKKFEKYWDEIHGIMGVAAVLDPRYKMVGVEFQFEKMYPDPTECSKQVDRIHQLCNELVNEYTQKMSFDVSHVGAGVGVGTKESNESGNASLFGGDDYIVYLKRRKMTRSSYVNVELDHYLEEEIHPPNDPNFNVLKWWKNNHMKFKVLAKIAKDIYAILVSTVASESTFSTSGRVISPHCVKLKQDIIEALMCGQSWLWAPLGSKGLNLDLQTFTDDEYVESDQD is encoded by the exons ATGGCATCTAACatgaagaagaaatttgaaaagtATTGGGATGAAATTCATGGTATTATGGGTGTTGCTGCTGTTTTAGACCCTAGGTACAAGATGGTTGGGGTTGAGTTTCAATTTGAAAAAATGTATCCAGATCCAACAGAATGCTCCAAGCAAGTTGATAGAATTCATCAGTTGTGTAATGAGTTGGTTAATGAATACACTCAAAAAATGAGTTTTGATGTGTCACATGTCGGtgctggtgttggtgttggtacaAAAGAAAGTAATGAAAGTGGAAATGCAAGTTTATTTGGGGGTGATGATTATATAGTGtatcttaaaagaagaaaaatgacaaGGAGTTCATATGTGAATGTTGAGTTAGATCATTATCTTGAGGAGGAAATTCATCCTCCAAATGATCCTAACTTTAATGTTTTGAAATGGTGGAAGAACAATCACATGAAATTTAAAGTTCTTgcaaaaatagctaaggatataTATGCTATTCTGGTGTCCACTGTTGCATCTGAATCTACTTTTAGTACAAGTGGTCGTGTAATTTCTCCTCATTGTGTAAAGCTCAAACAAGACATAATTGAAGCTTTGATGTGTGGCCAAAGTTGGTTGTGGGCACCTTTGGGAAGTAAAG GTTTAAATCTTGATTTGCAAACTTTTACTGATGATGAATATGTTGAAAGTGATCAAGATTAA
- the LOC112704969 gene encoding probable indole-3-pyruvate monooxygenase YUCCA11, protein MPIIEVPVVIVGAGPAGIATAGCLNKLRISNIVLERDDCPASLWRKRAYDRLKLHLGKDFCSLPHYPFPSDFPKFVPRVDFLRYIDSYVAHFGIAINYNCSVDSAFIDQSSGKWRLLVTNNSSGADEIYEAEFLVVASGENSEEYIPNIQGLESYQGESMHCSKYLNGREMYKKNVLVVGCGNSGMEIAYDLSNWGAYTSIVIRSQVHYFTKEMVYAGMLMLKHFMVEKVDKMMVLMSKLKYGNMFKYGLTRPQEGPFALKIKGGTTPTIDVGCIEKIKKGKVKVYPGISSIKEGKVVKFVDGQHAHFDAIIFATGYKTNVLKWLKDYKNLFNENGMPKPSYPNHWKGEHGIYSAGFSKRGLEGISFDAMKIANDINFTLTSRVNQITS, encoded by the exons ATGCCGATCATTGAAGTACCTGTTGTGATTGTAGGTGCAGGACCTGCTGGAATAGCAACCGCAGGGTGCCTCAACAAACTCAGAATCTCTAACATTGTTCTTGAAAGAGATGATTGTCCTGCTTCTCTTTGGAGAAAAAGAGCCTATGATCGTTTGAAACTCCACTTAGGAAAAGACTTTTGTAGCCTTCCACATTATCCTTTTCCTTCTGACTTTCCCAAATTTGTCCCTAGGGTTGATTTCTTGCGCTACATTGACTCTTATGTCGCGCAttttggcattgccatcaacTACAACTGCTCTGTTGACTCTGCTTTCATTGACCAAAGCAGTGGAAAGTGGAGGCTCCTTGTTACCAACAACTCTTCTGGTGCCGACGAGATCTATGAGGCGGAGTTTCTAGTGGTTGCGAGCGGAGAGAATAGTGAAGAGTACATCCCAAATATTCAAGGGCTTGAGAGCTATCAAGGAGAGTCCATGCATTGTAGCAAGTATTTGAATGGGAGAGAAATGTACAAGAAGAATGTTTTAGTTGTTGGATGTGGCAATTCTGGCATGGAAATTGCTTATGATCTTTCAAATTGGGGTGCATATACCTCTATTGTCATCAGAAGTCag GTGCATTATTTTACTAAGGAAATGGTGTATGCGGGTATGTTGATGCTGAAACACTTCATGGTAGAGAAAGTGGACAAGATGATGGTTCTTATGAGCAAATTGAAGTATGGGAATATGTTTAAGTATGGTTTGACGAGGCCACAGGAGGGACCTTTTGCACTCAAAATTAAAGGTGGTACTACTCCTACCATTGATGTTGGTTGTATAGAAAAGATTAAGAAGGGAAAAGTGAag GTTTATCCTGGTATTTCAAGTATAAAAGAAGGTAAGGTCGTTAAATTTGTTGATGGACAACATGCTCATTTCGATGCAATCATCTTTGCTACTGGATACAAAACCAATGTGCTGAAGTGGCTTAAG GATTACAAGAATCTATTCAATGAGAATGGAATGCCAAAACCAAGTTATCCAAATCATTGGAAAGGAGAACATGGAATTTACAGTGCTGGATTTTCAAAAAGAGGATTAGAAGGCATCTCATTTGATGCGATGAAAATAGCAAATGATATCAACTTCACTTTGACTTCAAGGGTCAATCAAATTACATCTTAG